From one endosymbiont of Galathealinum brachiosum genomic stretch:
- a CDS encoding homoserine dehydrogenase (catalyzes the formation of L-aspartate 4-semialdehyde from L-homoserine) codes for MQAVKIGLMGLGTVGGGTATVLIRNCEEIARRVGRKLEVVHAAARDIADQTILDGSKVKLSEDAASVVNDPDVDIVVELIGGYSPAKELVLQAIENGKHVVTANKALIAMHGTEIFKAAEAKGVIVAYEAAVAGGIPIIKAIREGLAGNKIEWLAGIINGTGNFILTEMRDKGRDFDDVLKEAQALGYAEADPTFDVEGIDAAHKLTILASLSFGIPLQFDKTFTEGISKITREDVNFAEELGYRIKHLGIARKTDKGIEMRVHPTLIPEKRLIANVDGVMNAVLVKADAVGSTLYYGAGAGAEPTASAVVADLVDVARAMDSDVNDRVAMLGFQPASLQDTAVVSADDFETSYYVRMLADDRPGVLADVTRIFADNDISIEAVIQKEPDEGQTRACLIMMTSLIVEKNMSKALSKIEALDSIEGDVVKIRLEHLS; via the coding sequence ATGCAAGCCGTCAAAATTGGTTTAATGGGCCTTGGAACTGTAGGTGGAGGCACTGCCACGGTTTTAATTAGAAACTGTGAAGAAATAGCACGTCGAGTAGGGCGTAAGCTGGAAGTCGTTCATGCAGCAGCGCGAGATATCGCTGATCAGACTATATTAGATGGTTCAAAAGTTAAGTTATCAGAAGATGCAGCCAGTGTTGTTAATGACCCTGATGTTGATATCGTTGTAGAACTAATAGGTGGTTATTCGCCTGCTAAAGAACTGGTGCTGCAGGCAATTGAAAATGGCAAACATGTTGTTACAGCAAATAAAGCACTTATTGCAATGCACGGCACTGAAATTTTCAAAGCAGCAGAAGCAAAAGGCGTTATTGTTGCATATGAGGCAGCCGTTGCAGGTGGCATTCCTATAATTAAAGCTATTCGTGAAGGTCTGGCCGGTAATAAAATTGAATGGCTTGCGGGTATCATTAATGGTACTGGTAATTTTATTCTGACTGAAATGCGTGATAAAGGCCGTGATTTTGATGATGTGCTTAAAGAGGCTCAGGCTTTAGGTTATGCGGAAGCTGATCCGACCTTTGATGTTGAAGGTATTGATGCTGCGCATAAGTTAACAATACTTGCATCGTTATCATTCGGTATACCTTTACAATTTGATAAAACGTTCACTGAAGGTATCAGCAAAATCACCCGTGAAGATGTTAATTTTGCAGAAGAGCTGGGTTATCGTATTAAACACCTTGGTATTGCACGTAAGACGGATAAAGGTATCGAGATGCGAGTTCATCCGACATTGATTCCTGAAAAACGTTTAATCGCAAATGTTGATGGTGTTATGAATGCTGTTCTGGTTAAAGCCGATGCGGTTGGTTCAACGCTTTATTATGGTGCAGGTGCAGGTGCAGAACCGACTGCGTCAGCTGTTGTTGCTGATCTAGTTGATGTTGCCAGAGCGATGGACTCAGATGTTAATGATCGTGTTGCGATGCTGGGTTTCCAGCCTGCATCTTTACAGGATACGGCAGTAGTATCAGCAGATGATTTTGAAACTTCTTATTATGTTCGTATGCTGGCAGATGATCGTCCTGGTGTACTTGCTGATGTTACTCGAATTTTTGCTGATAATGATATTTCAATTGAAGCGGTTATTCAGAAAGAACCGGATGAAGGACAGACGCGTGCCTGTTTAATCATGATGACATCATTAATTGTTGAGAAAAATATGTCGAAAGCACTGTCTAAAATTGAAGCGTTAGATTCGATTGAAGGTGATGTAGTTAAGATACGTTTAGAACATCTTAGCTAA
- a CDS encoding S-(hydroxymethyl)glutathione dehydrogenase/class III alcohol dehydrogenase: MKIKAAVAWEAKKPLSIEMIDIEGPKEDEVLLKVIASGVCHTDAFTLSGNDPEGVFPVVLGHEGGCEVVECGPGVKDLKPGDHVIPLYIPECGECEYCHSPKTNLCQSIASTVWTGFMPDGTRRFSMNGKPIYHYMGCSTFAEYTVVPEIALAKINKAAPLEKVCLLGCGVTTGIGAVINTAKVEAGSTVAIFGLGGIGLSCIQGAVMAKAERIIAIDINPDKWPIAKALGATDFINPNELSGSVTEAIVEMTNGGVDYSFECIGNVHVMREALECTHMGWGVSTVIGVAGAGQEISTRPFQLVVGRTWKGSAFGGVKGRTELPGYVDRYMSGEIELDKMVTHSMPLEDINRAFDLMHSGESIRSVIIF; this comes from the coding sequence ATGAAAATAAAAGCAGCTGTTGCATGGGAAGCGAAGAAACCCCTGTCTATTGAAATGATAGATATTGAAGGTCCTAAAGAAGATGAGGTTTTACTTAAAGTGATCGCATCCGGTGTTTGCCATACTGATGCTTTTACACTATCGGGAAATGACCCAGAAGGGGTTTTTCCTGTTGTTCTGGGACATGAGGGTGGTTGTGAGGTGGTTGAATGTGGCCCTGGTGTTAAAGACCTGAAACCCGGTGATCATGTAATTCCTTTGTATATACCCGAGTGTGGCGAATGTGAATATTGTCATTCACCAAAAACTAATTTATGTCAGTCAATCGCGTCAACTGTCTGGACAGGTTTTATGCCTGACGGAACACGACGTTTTTCTATGAATGGTAAACCCATCTATCACTACATGGGTTGTTCAACCTTTGCCGAATATACTGTGGTACCTGAAATTGCGCTTGCCAAAATTAATAAAGCTGCACCATTAGAAAAAGTCTGTTTATTGGGTTGCGGAGTAACGACAGGTATTGGTGCTGTGATAAATACGGCTAAGGTAGAGGCAGGTTCCACGGTCGCTATATTTGGTCTCGGTGGTATTGGTCTTTCCTGTATTCAGGGAGCGGTTATGGCTAAGGCAGAACGGATTATTGCAATAGATATTAATCCTGATAAATGGCCAATTGCTAAAGCACTGGGAGCGACTGATTTTATTAATCCGAATGAATTAAGTGGCAGTGTAACTGAAGCTATCGTTGAAATGACGAATGGTGGAGTAGATTATTCGTTTGAATGCATTGGTAATGTTCATGTAATGCGTGAAGCGCTTGAGTGTACGCATATGGGCTGGGGTGTTTCAACTGTGATTGGTGTGGCGGGTGCAGGGCAGGAAATTTCAACGCGACCATTTCAACTTGTAGTAGGGCGCACATGGAAAGGTTCTGCGTTTGGTGGTGTTAAAGGGCGTACTGAATTACCCGGTTATGTTGATCGTTATATGAGTGGTGAAATTGAGCTGGATAAAATGGTCACTCACAGTATGCCGTTAGAAGATATTAATCGTGCTTTTGATTTAATGCACAGTGGTGAAAGTATTCGTTCAGTTATTATCTTTTAG
- the fghA gene encoding S-formylglutathione hydrolase, whose amino-acid sequence MKKIESVKEFGGWLNRYEHQSESCHCKMIFSVYLPPQAETEKVPVVYWLSGLTCTDDNVRTKAGAQRYAAELGLALVMPDTSPRGDDVADEAERYDLGKGAGFYVNATESPWCDHYQMYDYVTKELPALIEKNLPVLKNVKSISGHSMGGHGALICALKEKNAYRSASAFSPICHPVKSPWGENCFSAYLGKDKNLWKTYDATELVKAGANLIPVLIDQGTDDEFLAEQLFPQDLQAAYEEQNAQITLRKQEGYDHSYHFISTFIGEHLAYHAEALKK is encoded by the coding sequence ATGAAAAAAATTGAAAGTGTTAAAGAATTCGGTGGCTGGTTAAATCGTTATGAGCATCAGTCTGAAAGCTGTCATTGTAAAATGATTTTTTCAGTTTATTTACCGCCACAGGCAGAAACTGAAAAAGTACCGGTTGTATACTGGTTATCAGGTCTTACCTGTACAGATGATAATGTAAGAACAAAAGCAGGTGCACAGCGTTATGCAGCTGAGTTAGGTCTGGCTCTTGTTATGCCGGATACCAGCCCTCGTGGTGATGATGTTGCTGATGAAGCAGAGCGTTATGATCTGGGAAAAGGTGCCGGCTTTTATGTTAATGCGACTGAGTCTCCCTGGTGTGATCATTACCAGATGTATGATTATGTGACAAAAGAGCTACCTGCATTAATTGAAAAAAATTTACCCGTATTAAAAAATGTAAAATCTATTTCTGGTCATTCAATGGGTGGACATGGCGCTTTGATATGTGCGTTAAAAGAAAAAAATGCCTATCGTTCTGCGTCTGCTTTTTCACCTATCTGTCACCCTGTTAAATCTCCCTGGGGTGAAAACTGTTTCAGTGCTTATCTGGGTAAGGATAAAAATCTGTGGAAAACTTATGATGCTACAGAATTAGTAAAAGCAGGCGCTAACCTTATACCTGTGTTAATTGATCAGGGTACTGATGATGAGTTTCTTGCAGAGCAATTATTTCCTCAGGATTTACAGGCTGCATATGAAGAACAGAATGCTCAGATTACCTTACGAAAGCAGGAAGGTTACGATCACAGTTACCATTTCATCTCTACTTTTATTGGCGAACATCTTGCGTATCATGCAGAAGCTTTAAAAAAATAA
- a CDS encoding leucyl/phenylalanyl-tRNA--protein transferase, with protein MISLQWLDPKSSANFPDVETTLDEPQGLLAAGGDLSIERLTRAYKNGIFPWYSPGEPLLWWSPDPRFVLFPEEIKISRSLAKNVRNHKFEIRMDTEFEQVISLCGNQPRKDQPGTWITDEMRQAYIDMHHAGHAHCVECWSGDELVGGLYGIHTGQIFCGESMFSRESNASKIALVHLCQFLINNGFKLIDSQVYTEHLERLGAKMIARKEYIEILQQEHNIDMPDNWSDLFNNYMNSKY; from the coding sequence ATGATCTCATTACAATGGTTAGACCCCAAATCATCTGCGAACTTCCCTGATGTAGAAACAACACTGGATGAACCACAGGGTTTATTAGCGGCCGGTGGCGATCTTTCGATAGAACGACTGACAAGAGCATACAAAAACGGCATCTTTCCATGGTACAGCCCGGGAGAGCCTCTTTTATGGTGGTCCCCTGATCCACGTTTTGTTTTATTTCCAGAAGAGATAAAAATAAGTCGTAGTCTGGCTAAAAACGTACGTAATCATAAATTCGAAATCCGCATGGATACAGAATTCGAGCAGGTTATTTCACTATGCGGTAATCAGCCCCGCAAAGATCAACCGGGCACATGGATTACAGATGAAATGCGTCAGGCTTATATCGACATGCATCATGCAGGACACGCACACTGCGTTGAGTGCTGGAGTGGTGATGAGCTGGTTGGTGGCCTTTATGGCATTCACACGGGACAGATATTTTGTGGAGAATCAATGTTCAGCAGGGAAAGCAATGCATCCAAGATAGCACTGGTTCATCTTTGTCAGTTTTTAATCAACAACGGTTTTAAATTAATTGATTCCCAGGTATATACAGAACACCTGGAGCGCCTGGGTGCAAAAATGATTGCACGAAAAGAATATATTGAGATACTCCAGCAAGAACACAATATAGATATGCCCGATAACTGGAGCGATTTATTTAACAACTATATGAATTCAAAATATTAA
- a CDS encoding two-component system response regulator, with protein MQEKSLAELYVLMVEPSKSQAKFIHRELKAAGITHFDIAIDGTSAMETMSQFKPDLVISAMYLPDMTATELVHSMREDKYLTDVSFMLISSETGFDSIDPIRQAGVTGILPKPFSSDQLKRGLYNTLDILIPDELDLGEFNAEDLKVLIVDDSTMARNHIKRVLKGLGIANFTEADDGANAVPLLEEHFFDFVVTDYNMPKMDGKELLSHIRSSSNQRSIPVLMVTSEGNQGNLAAVEQAGVSGICDKPFESDTVRALIQRMMADV; from the coding sequence ATGCAGGAAAAATCTCTGGCAGAACTCTATGTTCTTATGGTGGAGCCATCTAAATCACAGGCTAAATTTATACATCGTGAATTGAAAGCTGCGGGTATTACTCATTTTGATATTGCAATTGATGGTACGTCAGCAATGGAAACTATGTCTCAATTTAAACCTGATCTAGTTATAAGTGCTATGTATTTACCAGATATGACAGCAACAGAGCTGGTTCATAGTATGCGTGAAGATAAATATCTCACTGATGTATCATTTATGCTGATATCCAGTGAAACCGGTTTTGATTCTATTGATCCAATAAGGCAGGCTGGCGTTACCGGTATTTTACCCAAGCCATTTAGCTCTGATCAGTTAAAAAGAGGATTATATAATACACTGGATATTCTTATTCCTGATGAACTGGATCTGGGAGAGTTTAATGCTGAAGACCTAAAAGTATTGATTGTAGATGATAGTACGATGGCCAGAAATCATATTAAACGAGTTCTAAAAGGTCTGGGTATAGCAAATTTTACAGAAGCAGATGATGGTGCGAATGCAGTGCCTTTACTTGAAGAACATTTTTTTGATTTTGTTGTTACGGATTACAATATGCCCAAAATGGATGGTAAGGAATTATTAAGTCACATTAGGAGTAGTAGTAATCAACGATCAATACCGGTTTTAATGGTTACATCTGAAGGTAATCAGGGGAATTTAGCCGCTGTCGAACAGGCGGGTGTATCAGGCATATGTGATAAACCGTTTGAAAGTGATACGGTTAGGGCTTTGATACAGAGAATGATGGCCGATGTTTAA
- a CDS encoding chloride channel protein, with protein MRKHIETSSRWLISHKDWKANLVFMLGGAAVGLVAVFMAVSSDWANHTFFHMVEKNSYFPFIVSPLGLILIVYLTRKYFPGAEGSGIPQVVATLELGHEKERSVLLTMRIAFGKVMLCILGLLSGASIGREGPTVHVGAAIMFSLRRFVRFRMYDMERVLIIAGGAAGVAAAFNTPLAGIVFAIEELSRSFEVRTRGLMLAGVMVAAIVAIAILGDYTYFGSTSATIDLENAVIPVLVCGIVCGLLGGVFSLMLIHGSRLVSPFRNQNPYVVAGLCGLAIAFIGFSSGHLTYGSGYEEAKSIMNNTGEIGAEYGYLKLLATFVSYLSGIPGGIFAPSLATGAGIGVHISEWLVNYPYGAIILFAMVGYFAGVVQAPITAFVIVMEMTDQHELIMPLMVTAFIATGISKSICKTPIYTTLADNFLPDDKKIFGKKE; from the coding sequence ATGCGCAAACACATCGAGACATCCAGCCGTTGGCTTATTTCACATAAAGACTGGAAAGCAAATCTGGTGTTTATGCTGGGTGGTGCCGCTGTTGGTCTGGTTGCTGTCTTCATGGCGGTATCAAGTGACTGGGCTAATCATACTTTTTTTCACATGGTTGAAAAAAACAGTTATTTTCCTTTTATTGTTTCACCTCTCGGTTTGATTTTAATTGTTTATCTCACGCGAAAATATTTTCCCGGTGCAGAGGGAAGTGGTATACCTCAGGTTGTTGCAACACTTGAACTTGGTCACGAGAAAGAGCGCAGTGTTTTATTAACCATGCGCATTGCATTTGGCAAAGTCATGTTATGTATACTTGGTTTATTAAGTGGTGCCTCAATTGGTCGGGAAGGACCGACAGTTCATGTTGGTGCGGCTATTATGTTTTCTTTAAGACGCTTCGTTCGTTTTCGAATGTATGATATGGAGAGGGTATTAATAATAGCAGGTGGAGCAGCGGGTGTTGCGGCTGCATTTAATACACCTTTAGCCGGTATTGTTTTTGCGATTGAAGAATTAAGCCGGTCATTTGAAGTGCGCACCCGGGGTTTAATGTTAGCGGGTGTAATGGTTGCAGCCATTGTTGCTATCGCAATTTTAGGTGATTACACTTATTTCGGCAGTACCAGTGCAACGATTGATCTAGAAAATGCAGTTATTCCTGTGCTTGTTTGTGGCATTGTTTGCGGCTTACTGGGTGGCGTATTTAGTTTAATGTTAATTCACGGTAGTCGCCTCGTGTCTCCATTTAGAAATCAGAACCCGTATGTTGTAGCCGGTTTATGTGGTTTAGCAATCGCTTTTATTGGTTTCTCTTCAGGGCATCTAACCTATGGAAGTGGTTACGAAGAAGCTAAATCTATAATGAATAATACCGGCGAAATAGGTGCTGAATATGGTTACTTAAAATTGCTGGCAACTTTTGTATCATATCTGAGTGGAATACCCGGTGGAATATTTGCACCATCGTTAGCAACAGGTGCAGGAATAGGTGTTCATATTTCGGAATGGTTGGTTAATTACCCGTATGGTGCAATTATTCTTTTTGCAATGGTAGGTTATTTTGCAGGTGTTGTTCAGGCACCAATAACTGCTTTTGTGATTGTAATGGAAATGACAGATCAGCATGAACTGATTATGCCGTTAATGGTAACTGCCTTCATTGCAACGGGAATTTCTAAATCAATATGTAAGACGCCAATTTATACAACATTGGCAGATAATTTTTTACCGGATGATAAAAAAATATTTGGTAAAAAAGAATAA
- a CDS encoding GNAT family N-acetyltransferase codes for MDAPMQLSIAKSLQDIPADQWNALAGDDNPFIQHKFLLAFETGQCLEKFGWFPKYFLIHSDDNELIGAMPAYEKHNSYGEFVFDWAWADAYQRSGINYYPKLVISIPYSPCQGPRILAKDNNSEIKNTLVKFALNFSEKNNYSGTHWLFNLEDDFNILLQHTELNRFDYQFHWKNSHYQDFDDFLSTLKSKKRKNIKQERRKVTDQGIIIKTLNGTELDNSEWEKIYYFYQITFAKKSGSPTLSLDFFKSIADTLVIIFAYHENNIVAGAICIKGKDTLYGRHWGCYDEYDSLHFEVCYYTGIEYCIKHGLKTFEPGAQGEHKISRGFLPVKTWSAHQVFHPEFSRIIKQHLQMEASAMESYGQDLIAASPFK; via the coding sequence ATGGATGCACCCATGCAACTCAGCATAGCTAAATCACTTCAAGACATACCAGCAGATCAATGGAATGCCTTAGCCGGTGATGACAACCCTTTCATTCAACACAAATTCCTTCTCGCATTTGAAACAGGCCAGTGCCTTGAAAAATTTGGCTGGTTTCCAAAATATTTTCTAATTCATTCAGATGACAATGAACTAATAGGCGCAATGCCCGCTTACGAGAAACATAACTCATATGGTGAGTTTGTATTTGACTGGGCCTGGGCTGATGCATATCAACGCTCAGGAATTAACTACTACCCCAAACTGGTCATTTCTATCCCCTACTCCCCCTGTCAGGGACCTCGAATTCTGGCTAAAGACAACAACAGTGAAATAAAAAACACACTGGTAAAATTTGCTCTGAATTTTTCCGAAAAAAACAATTATTCAGGCACACACTGGTTATTTAACCTTGAGGATGATTTCAATATACTTTTACAACACACAGAACTGAACAGGTTTGATTACCAGTTCCACTGGAAAAACAGTCATTATCAGGATTTTGATGATTTTTTAAGTACATTAAAATCGAAAAAACGCAAAAATATAAAACAGGAAAGACGAAAAGTAACCGATCAGGGAATCATCATTAAAACCCTTAATGGAACAGAACTTGATAATTCTGAATGGGAAAAAATTTACTATTTTTACCAGATAACCTTTGCAAAAAAATCTGGCTCACCTACTCTTAGTCTGGATTTCTTTAAATCCATTGCAGACACGCTAGTCATTATTTTTGCTTATCATGAAAACAATATTGTTGCGGGGGCTATCTGCATAAAAGGCAAAGACACTTTATATGGAAGACACTGGGGATGTTACGATGAGTATGACAGTTTACATTTTGAAGTCTGTTATTACACAGGCATAGAGTATTGTATAAAACATGGCCTGAAAACTTTTGAACCAGGCGCTCAGGGAGAGCATAAAATTTCACGTGGTTTTTTACCCGTCAAAACCTGGTCAGCACATCAGGTATTTCATCCTGAATTCAGCAGAATCATAAAGCAACATCTTCAGATGGAAGCCAGTGCAATGGAAAGTTACGGGCAGGATCTAATAGCCGCTTCTCCATTTAAATAA